One window of Halorubrum sp. CBA1229 genomic DNA carries:
- a CDS encoding DNA-binding protein, whose product MSSKNVFGNEVSVDEQAFEKHDDVEVDEDGFEVVDETPEFRATVDMEVQAKVDSNHPDARVEEGPDHMFGKTLEQEERIKAREAELEHISAQAELSQQEGRAKRTRDIAAKRSAERRVKFQKRAASVSPMAEPERDDPRAELTQEQLAAVNKQSMRLAEKLDGWSRAAIGRRLGEAVVGGKDLTSAVVGVFEELQTAPGTVIPIGKLEDVNRKEVSIEGRVEVLWDADSPAIAQVGLIADDSGKTKVTIWEKSDAPWIEEGEQVRIHKVARNWYEGRVSLAVTGWTTIMFPERGRWWE is encoded by the coding sequence ATGTCAAGTAAGAACGTCTTCGGTAATGAGGTTTCGGTCGATGAACAGGCTTTCGAGAAACACGATGACGTCGAGGTCGACGAGGACGGATTCGAGGTCGTCGACGAGACCCCGGAGTTCCGGGCGACGGTCGACATGGAAGTCCAGGCGAAAGTCGATTCCAACCATCCAGACGCGCGGGTCGAGGAAGGCCCGGATCACATGTTCGGGAAGACCCTCGAACAGGAAGAGCGCATCAAGGCACGAGAGGCCGAGTTGGAACACATCAGTGCCCAGGCAGAACTCAGTCAGCAGGAGGGGCGTGCGAAGCGGACGCGAGACATCGCAGCGAAGCGAAGCGCTGAGCGGCGTGTGAAGTTCCAGAAGCGGGCAGCGAGCGTGAGTCCGATGGCTGAGCCGGAGCGAGACGATCCTCGTGCAGAGCTCACGCAGGAGCAGTTGGCGGCGGTGAACAAGCAGTCGATGCGACTGGCGGAGAAGCTGGATGGCTGGTCGCGAGCAGCGATTGGCCGGCGGTTGGGTGAAGCCGTCGTCGGTGGGAAAGACCTAACGAGTGCAGTCGTCGGGGTGTTCGAGGAGTTGCAGACGGCGCCTGGGACGGTGATCCCCATTGGGAAGCTCGAGGACGTCAATCGCAAAGAGGTGAGCATCGAGGGTCGAGTGGAAGTACTCTGGGATGCAGACTCGCCGGCCATCGCTCAAGTCGGGCTGATCGCAGACGACAGTGGAAAAACGAAGGTGACGATCTGGGAGAAATCAGATGCGCCGTGGATTGAAGAGGGCGAGCAGGTGCGTATTCACAAGGTAGCCCGGAACTGGTACGAGGGGCGCGTCTCACTGGCTGTCACTGGGTGGACCACCATTATGTTCCCTGAGCGCGGTCGGTGGTGGGAATAG
- a CDS encoding conjugal transfer protein: MAVKREVTTMREYLRVTPTSERLNPERLPQALESLHKLTSTDSTGLADKLNPLHSDTPLRFEFLALSEGKDDPVEFYYGADDHLDTLEKRLQSVYPETFDIERTEVDIASRLVQPVEFDRETFVEHYEAGDLQYEFDPDEQYERGTDDNKQSGPGDAESVADGGTVGDQSADHIIEIGDTALELAPPDAIPEDEPLTTLAKPTVTSEGTILARPATESVSPLGVRWQGSAIRKQDWMTSLSPFTADDEAELPAVDQPGGALTSLVDHLMEATAPVAFQVVFQRRESWQSDADLRKEDVIDGRDTLAQEIIGSLFELDDQPENRDRNQLSDAVAKRVAAIEAKNPKRSFTANIRAVGIPSGSDGRDDLDERMQSLVPVFDPLDGPYYQVAAERLRDSGFRAATKDRNARAALQRLLDREITTGRGKTRQEFILSGRELANFVLVPSSEQLTVEGTRGTRAEQQSRNPLPRPHQDLMNEFRDGMAIGYTLDDTGEAEDEPTHIPPGLLPTHYGRFGTTGSGKSKALINDMLSLYANTEGPTILIIPKNDDMAQNYMRAHARRFGMTDLQENVVHFPIPDVLPGFSFFDLEPSMESGRRREDAVQRKADHYEEILKLVMGTDRYERATVAPTLIKTLIKTLFDEEYRRENGLYRASTDYFAHRQLEHVVDQLWEAGPPNENIGDAPRSSDEEVTRTIRRQLQLDSNTFANVMGGVGNRLAYISQDTHLRQIFNNTENQFDFRDVLDEDTVILFDLGDLRDDAARIMTGVILTNLDAALKDRKQALPQHSDDYVVNLLVDEAASVVVSDIMNDLLEKGRGFRLSVGLSMQFPEQMEAEGGRKIYLNALNNIGSSLIGKINVDRELARAMAHEEMDPADFANRIRSLPRGEWIASLPSPTFGETGPYPFSLEPLPIPPGHPESESPLTEREEEQFTETLSSMHEDINDEHGVPAEPDTSTTSTPADGHEVLDIASDDLDVAIANVVRSLQLREGCREENGWVAVEAVDDELRRLFDDVDAEPPSYDALADIRERSRYLDTTVDIDADELRIRLTDAGEEVATPDTGGVQAAGGSAHDAALLQIEEELTALGFTVSILAQDGSEKPDARASHPDVSDRFAIEVETTTPENPAKVLTNLRKAQAAGDIPLFVVRPGNDETEWAERVDGILTPPVRTLQNGETRFYTTDSNLTFSGGATEEGGVTAVRPATDDENGTQNIWQRDGDEIVLRDASGTEHIRLESLEKLSKDRVPAIYSYDHAADEYVVYEHGEQHIYETKSAFEDDWIRIKKPFVPEDEFSTPEYSCDSYVIVILADEKSSVVYTDGTTKPLTTLFDHSTAHNESEGDSKNDDENSDRAETDYRAESAPGEDMPGEDSSEQISQTNGSELDHDADDFESFVDVYVTEEEEAELPKDDLYNAYRIWAIRHDKEVQSKAWFSRSLGEFVTYDTSRIRQNETRVNCYTGISLTAAGQQLIE; this comes from the coding sequence ATGGCGGTGAAACGGGAGGTGACGACGATGCGTGAGTACCTTCGCGTGACGCCAACCTCCGAACGCCTCAATCCGGAGCGTCTGCCGCAGGCACTGGAGAGCCTCCACAAACTGACCTCAACGGACTCGACAGGGCTAGCTGACAAACTCAATCCGCTACATAGCGACACACCGCTACGCTTCGAATTCCTCGCGCTGAGCGAGGGGAAAGATGACCCCGTCGAATTCTACTACGGTGCCGACGACCATCTGGATACCCTTGAAAAACGGCTCCAGTCGGTCTATCCCGAGACGTTCGACATCGAGCGTACCGAGGTCGACATCGCATCCCGACTCGTACAGCCCGTCGAATTCGACCGCGAGACATTCGTCGAGCACTATGAGGCGGGCGACCTCCAGTACGAATTCGACCCTGACGAGCAATACGAACGTGGCACTGACGACAACAAACAATCGGGGCCAGGGGACGCCGAATCAGTCGCGGATGGAGGAACGGTCGGTGACCAGTCTGCCGACCACATCATCGAGATCGGCGATACTGCCCTCGAACTCGCCCCACCAGATGCGATTCCCGAGGATGAGCCACTCACGACGCTTGCCAAACCAACGGTAACATCGGAGGGGACGATACTCGCGCGGCCAGCGACCGAATCCGTCTCCCCACTCGGCGTGCGGTGGCAAGGGTCGGCAATTCGGAAACAAGACTGGATGACCTCACTCTCGCCATTTACTGCCGACGACGAAGCGGAACTCCCAGCCGTCGATCAGCCAGGGGGTGCGCTCACTTCGCTCGTCGACCATCTGATGGAGGCGACAGCACCAGTAGCGTTCCAAGTCGTCTTCCAGCGACGCGAGAGCTGGCAGTCCGATGCCGACCTTCGCAAGGAGGACGTCATCGACGGCCGAGACACACTCGCTCAGGAGATTATTGGCTCCCTCTTCGAACTTGACGATCAGCCGGAGAACCGGGACAGAAACCAGCTGAGCGACGCGGTTGCAAAACGTGTCGCGGCAATCGAGGCGAAAAATCCGAAGCGGTCGTTCACCGCGAACATCCGAGCAGTCGGGATTCCATCCGGTAGTGATGGTCGCGATGATCTCGATGAGCGAATGCAATCACTGGTCCCGGTATTCGACCCGCTTGACGGGCCGTACTACCAGGTTGCAGCCGAGCGGTTACGTGACAGCGGCTTCCGGGCAGCCACGAAAGACCGAAACGCACGAGCGGCGCTGCAGCGGCTCTTGGATCGTGAGATCACGACCGGCCGGGGGAAGACCCGACAGGAGTTCATCCTGAGTGGTCGAGAACTCGCGAACTTCGTACTCGTCCCCTCCTCGGAACAGCTTACTGTCGAGGGGACACGGGGGACGCGTGCGGAACAGCAGAGTCGGAATCCGTTGCCCCGTCCTCACCAAGACCTCATGAATGAGTTCCGAGACGGGATGGCAATCGGGTATACCCTCGACGACACCGGCGAGGCCGAAGACGAGCCGACACACATTCCACCCGGACTGCTACCCACTCATTACGGCCGGTTTGGAACGACCGGCTCTGGGAAGTCGAAAGCCCTCATCAACGATATGCTGTCGCTGTACGCCAACACCGAGGGGCCGACGATCCTCATCATCCCGAAGAACGACGACATGGCCCAGAATTATATGCGGGCTCACGCGCGTCGGTTCGGAATGACCGACCTCCAAGAGAACGTCGTCCACTTCCCGATCCCGGACGTCCTCCCCGGGTTCTCGTTTTTCGATCTCGAACCGTCGATGGAGAGCGGACGGCGCCGCGAAGACGCCGTCCAACGGAAGGCCGACCACTACGAAGAGATTTTGAAGCTCGTGATGGGAACCGACCGCTACGAGCGGGCGACTGTGGCCCCAACTCTCATCAAGACACTCATCAAGACACTGTTCGACGAGGAATACAGGCGTGAGAACGGGCTCTACCGAGCGTCGACGGACTACTTCGCCCACCGACAGCTCGAACACGTCGTCGACCAGCTCTGGGAGGCCGGGCCACCGAACGAGAACATCGGCGACGCCCCACGGTCGAGCGACGAGGAAGTCACCCGGACGATTCGACGGCAGCTCCAGTTAGATTCGAACACCTTCGCGAACGTGATGGGCGGTGTCGGAAACCGTCTCGCCTACATCTCACAGGATACGCACCTGCGGCAGATCTTCAATAATACCGAGAACCAGTTCGACTTTCGGGATGTCCTCGACGAGGATACGGTCATCCTCTTCGACCTCGGCGACCTCCGCGACGACGCCGCCCGGATCATGACCGGTGTGATCCTGACCAATCTCGATGCAGCTCTCAAGGACCGCAAACAGGCCCTCCCCCAGCACTCGGACGACTACGTCGTGAACTTGCTCGTCGACGAGGCAGCATCGGTCGTGGTCTCCGACATCATGAATGATCTCCTCGAGAAAGGCCGGGGATTCCGGCTCTCTGTTGGTCTGTCGATGCAGTTCCCCGAACAGATGGAGGCTGAAGGTGGGCGGAAGATCTACCTGAATGCTCTGAACAACATCGGCAGTTCACTCATCGGGAAAATCAACGTCGACCGGGAACTGGCGCGAGCGATGGCCCACGAAGAGATGGACCCCGCGGATTTCGCCAATCGGATTCGTTCGTTGCCACGAGGGGAGTGGATCGCCAGCCTGCCAAGCCCGACGTTCGGTGAAACGGGGCCGTATCCGTTCAGTCTCGAACCACTCCCGATTCCACCGGGCCACCCCGAGAGCGAATCCCCGCTCACAGAGCGTGAAGAGGAGCAGTTCACTGAGACACTCTCCTCGATGCACGAGGACATCAATGACGAACACGGTGTGCCGGCTGAGCCAGACACTTCAACAACGAGCACACCTGCCGACGGACACGAGGTGCTCGATATCGCGAGCGACGACCTGGACGTCGCGATTGCGAACGTGGTTCGGAGTCTGCAGCTTCGAGAGGGCTGCCGTGAGGAAAACGGCTGGGTGGCCGTCGAAGCAGTTGACGACGAACTCAGACGACTCTTCGACGACGTCGACGCCGAGCCGCCATCGTATGATGCCCTCGCGGACATCCGAGAACGATCACGATACCTCGATACGACCGTCGATATCGACGCCGACGAGCTCCGCATCCGGCTCACTGACGCCGGAGAAGAGGTCGCGACACCCGATACTGGTGGCGTGCAGGCCGCTGGTGGGAGTGCCCACGACGCAGCACTCCTTCAGATCGAAGAAGAGCTCACCGCACTCGGTTTCACCGTCTCGATCCTCGCACAGGATGGCAGCGAGAAACCTGACGCGAGGGCGAGCCACCCCGACGTTTCCGACCGATTCGCCATCGAAGTCGAAACGACGACACCCGAGAATCCCGCGAAAGTGCTCACGAATCTCCGGAAGGCCCAAGCAGCAGGTGATATCCCGCTGTTTGTCGTTCGACCAGGAAACGACGAAACTGAGTGGGCCGAGCGTGTTGACGGCATTCTCACACCTCCCGTCCGTACCCTCCAGAATGGTGAGACACGGTTCTACACGACTGACTCGAATCTCACGTTCAGCGGTGGAGCGACCGAAGAAGGTGGAGTGACGGCCGTGCGACCGGCGACCGACGACGAGAACGGGACCCAGAACATCTGGCAGCGTGATGGCGACGAGATCGTCCTTCGTGATGCCAGCGGGACGGAACATATCCGCCTCGAGTCGCTGGAAAAACTCTCGAAAGATCGTGTTCCGGCCATCTACAGCTACGACCACGCTGCCGACGAGTACGTCGTTTATGAGCACGGTGAACAACACATCTACGAGACGAAATCGGCGTTCGAGGACGACTGGATTCGGATCAAAAAGCCGTTCGTTCCGGAAGACGAGTTCTCCACCCCAGAGTACAGCTGCGACAGCTACGTAATCGTGATTCTTGCCGATGAGAAGTCATCAGTCGTCTACACGGACGGGACAACGAAACCTCTCACAACCCTATTTGATCACTCAACCGCCCACAATGAATCAGAGGGGGACTCCAAAAACGACGACGAAAATAGTGACCGGGCGGAGACTGACTATCGGGCCGAATCTGCTCCGGGAGAGGATATGCCGGGGGAAGATTCCTCAGAGCAAATCTCCCAAACTAACGGGAGTGAACTCGATCACGACGCGGACGATTTCGAGTCATTCGTTGACGTGTACGTTACCGAAGAAGAGGAGGCGGAACTCCCGAAGGATGATCTCTATAATGCGTATCGGATATGGGCAATCAGACACGACAAAGAAGTTCAATCGAAAGCGTGGTTCTCCCGTTCTCTCGGGGAGTTCGTAACGTATGATACGAGTCGGATTCGTCAAAACGAAACCCGCGTGAACTGCTATACAGGTATTTCGCTCACGGCAGCAGGGCAACAATTGATTGAATGA
- a CDS encoding DUF6036 family nucleotidyltransferase, producing the protein MRARFDSSYIRSELERIGEQLDDPLTVFLIGGGAMAFQDLKTTTKDIDLIVASGDDLGQLQAVLLELGYDIVREPDEEYEALGAQRILENDDGCRIDIFHQQVIDKLVLSDGIRKRSERYLNPSNLVVELVSPEDIFLFKAVAGRVDDIEDMFSLLQTDLDFDVVEAELAAQIDLLDQELFVTYVNEALADLTEQHNVRTPLHEPVAEITERVYEELEVLHALDEPKSMPALQQELDYTTVELQDIVSRLEEKDAVKETADRIERLSTTI; encoded by the coding sequence ATGAGGGCGCGATTCGACAGTTCGTACATTCGGTCGGAACTCGAGCGCATCGGCGAGCAGCTAGACGACCCACTCACTGTCTTCTTGATCGGCGGTGGGGCAATGGCGTTCCAGGATCTCAAGACCACTACCAAGGATATCGATCTCATCGTCGCATCCGGTGATGACCTCGGGCAGCTCCAAGCAGTACTGCTCGAACTTGGTTACGATATCGTTCGGGAACCGGACGAAGAATACGAAGCGCTCGGTGCTCAGCGAATCCTCGAGAACGATGATGGGTGTCGAATCGACATCTTTCACCAGCAGGTAATCGATAAACTGGTTCTTTCTGACGGGATTCGGAAGCGTAGCGAGCGGTACCTCAACCCCAGCAACTTGGTGGTCGAACTCGTGAGCCCAGAGGACATCTTCCTATTCAAGGCGGTCGCCGGACGGGTGGACGATATCGAAGATATGTTTTCGCTGCTGCAGACTGACCTCGATTTCGACGTCGTCGAAGCAGAACTCGCCGCGCAGATCGACCTCTTGGATCAAGAGCTATTCGTAACATACGTGAACGAGGCGTTGGCCGATCTCACCGAGCAACACAACGTGAGGACACCCCTGCATGAGCCGGTCGCGGAGATTACAGAGCGCGTATACGAGGAACTCGAAGTGCTTCACGCCCTCGACGAACCGAAATCTATGCCTGCCCTCCAGCAGGAACTCGATTACACCACGGTTGAATTACAGGATATCGTGAGTCGTCTCGAGGAGAAAGACGCAGTCAAGGAAACCGCTGATCGCATCGAGCGTCTTTCGACGACGATCTGA
- a CDS encoding DUF1931 domain-containing protein codes for MSDLIVKAAVKDGLSDHNVSADFYDALNEEVAELLDDAAKRAEANDRKTVQPRDL; via the coding sequence ATGTCTGACCTAATCGTCAAAGCAGCCGTGAAGGACGGACTCTCGGACCACAACGTCTCGGCGGATTTCTACGACGCTCTCAACGAAGAGGTCGCCGAACTGCTCGACGACGCCGCAAAGCGTGCCGAGGCCAACGACCGAAAGACGGTCCAGCCCCGCGACCTGTAG
- the xseB gene encoding exodeoxyribonuclease VII small subunit, protein MANDQEIHDRLARVEEIIEQLDADECALDEGTRLHEEGQELLAEVRETLDNGRGEVVELE, encoded by the coding sequence GTGGCAAACGACCAAGAGATCCACGATCGGCTGGCCCGTGTCGAAGAAATTATTGAGCAGCTCGATGCGGACGAGTGTGCCCTCGATGAAGGGACAAGGCTCCACGAGGAAGGTCAGGAACTCTTGGCCGAGGTGCGAGAAACCCTCGACAACGGGCGTGGAGAGGTCGTGGAACTCGAGTAG
- the xseA gene encoding exodeoxyribonuclease VII large subunit: MSQLNDQIASVVQDTPALNGVRCIGEVTDLHQNSTALYFTLTDGDAELPCMIWANRYQKMDADLEDGTEVILEGDIDYWTEGGKIDLKPWEVIVVGDGDQAAAVERLRSELEERGWFDDEQKQRPPAFPQRVGVVTSLRGDARYDIQNAIHEQDPTVDILVKDATVQGSEAPTSIANGIHHLDRSEEVDSIIVGRGGGSDSNLQAFNTERVAEAIFTANTPVVTAIGHTDDRLIADQVADVATITPTAAGEYIVNSREEFFAGEVKPLAQQLDAAYETFQQEHEHERELAEAVDEAAASEGLPPVYYKAAIAVLLLLLLAITGLWLGVI; this comes from the coding sequence GTGTCACAGCTGAACGACCAGATCGCGTCGGTCGTCCAGGACACGCCTGCCCTCAACGGCGTCCGCTGTATTGGCGAGGTCACGGATCTCCACCAGAACAGTACCGCCCTCTATTTCACCCTGACCGACGGCGACGCCGAGCTCCCCTGTATGATCTGGGCGAACCGCTATCAGAAGATGGACGCTGACCTCGAGGACGGGACGGAGGTCATCCTCGAAGGCGATATCGACTACTGGACAGAGGGCGGGAAAATCGACCTCAAGCCGTGGGAAGTCATCGTCGTCGGCGACGGCGACCAAGCAGCTGCTGTTGAACGATTGCGAAGCGAACTCGAAGAACGTGGTTGGTTCGACGACGAGCAGAAACAGCGCCCGCCAGCGTTCCCACAGCGGGTCGGTGTCGTAACCTCCCTCCGTGGCGATGCCCGCTATGACATCCAGAACGCGATCCACGAACAGGACCCTACCGTCGACATCCTGGTGAAGGACGCCACCGTCCAAGGGTCGGAGGCGCCCACATCCATCGCGAACGGCATCCACCATCTGGACCGCTCCGAGGAGGTCGACTCGATCATCGTCGGCCGCGGCGGTGGGAGTGATTCGAACCTCCAGGCGTTCAACACCGAGCGGGTCGCGGAGGCGATTTTCACCGCCAATACCCCGGTGGTCACCGCGATTGGGCACACCGATGACCGGCTCATCGCAGATCAGGTAGCGGATGTGGCAACGATCACGCCGACGGCCGCTGGCGAGTATATCGTGAATTCCCGCGAGGAGTTCTTCGCGGGCGAAGTCAAGCCGCTGGCACAGCAACTCGACGCCGCGTACGAAACCTTCCAGCAAGAGCATGAACATGAACGGGAACTTGCCGAAGCAGTCGACGAGGCGGCCGCATCCGAGGGGCTCCCGCCGGTCTACTACAAGGCCGCAATCGCTGTGCTGCTGTTGCTGTTGTTGGCCATCACTGGGCTTTGGTTGGGGGTGATCTAA
- a CDS encoding winged helix-turn-helix domain-containing protein: protein MLTEGEVRALTVLHGEQTVSEFATQLDRSLSYTSELVDRLEATGLVETRRQGKTKQIRPSDAKALELLADITQEYSHIDWPELLSGATLRVLYYLETPRVVMELARRANIHRSTVYRALDPLQHRGIIYETDEDAYVLNEGFEQLSTLARELVHHDHRQTVEQHTDTYTILWESLDEFLVQTADEITAEDFLSTGPERFQTYDLPLLARDRRYYFHSETMNDLSPAMLCCHMLVIDSGARTQSYCLLLLSHVDVDRDELRDQATKYGVDDLVEDLLTYLDTSGEERASRLPEWEEFQELAADYGVSA, encoded by the coding sequence ATGCTTACCGAAGGCGAGGTTCGCGCGCTTACCGTCCTTCACGGTGAGCAGACAGTCTCCGAATTTGCGACCCAGCTGGACCGCAGTCTCAGCTACACGTCTGAACTTGTCGATCGTCTCGAAGCGACCGGACTCGTCGAGACGCGTCGACAAGGGAAAACAAAGCAGATCCGGCCATCGGACGCGAAAGCACTCGAACTCCTCGCAGACATCACCCAAGAGTATTCGCACATCGACTGGCCTGAACTGTTGTCGGGTGCGACGCTCCGCGTTCTCTACTATCTTGAAACACCGCGGGTCGTAATGGAGCTCGCGCGCCGGGCCAACATTCACAGAAGTACCGTCTATCGCGCCCTCGATCCACTTCAGCATCGAGGGATCATCTACGAAACTGACGAGGATGCATATGTGCTGAACGAGGGATTCGAACAACTGAGTACGCTTGCTCGGGAACTCGTTCATCACGACCATCGCCAGACCGTCGAACAACACACCGACACCTACACGATTCTCTGGGAGTCACTCGACGAGTTCCTCGTCCAGACCGCAGATGAGATTACCGCCGAGGACTTCCTTTCGACGGGGCCAGAGCGTTTCCAGACCTACGACCTGCCCCTTCTGGCCCGCGACCGTCGGTACTATTTCCATTCAGAGACGATGAATGATCTCTCGCCGGCGATGCTGTGCTGTCATATGCTCGTAATCGATTCGGGCGCACGTACCCAGTCATACTGTCTGCTCCTGCTCAGCCACGTTGACGTCGACCGTGACGAACTGCGTGACCAGGCCACAAAGTACGGCGTCGACGATCTCGTCGAGGACTTGCTCACGTATCTCGACACGAGTGGCGAGGAGCGGGCATCTCGACTTCCCGAGTGGGAAGAGTTCCAAGAATTGGCTGCGGACTACGGGGTGTCAGCATGA
- a CDS encoding VirB4 family type IV secretion system protein — MRNVILQTDGGALGSVAGWLQNLTPAESAVLALAVGLGLGVGSKYLWDRFTADDEPEVNFTDVLDEETLEEGEAERKLLDDISESHKTVTAPGAVEWETRAARVGEQWTTTLYIANYADYPNDGYLSELFEMTDVQFDLTAHITPKNQERARNELQDIADDLQVDADLEQSIRSAYLQERANEAAATYKAVENGANVFDQGMFITVRADEKDDLRDAVQTVKSALRDDPANLTPKTAICRQDLALQSAAPIGDNEFGRTSIALGGAVGALLSSPHNATILEEGGVEFGIHKDNQSPVVIDPFARDNGYAMFTVGDTGSGKSFSSKQNFIRSIEQSKDRIGIILEPLNNWAGVSEALDAKRITVGGTLGLNPLEIRETPEHVQRAMGEDASPFNEKLDDAMSFLTNFFALRGISLGDRRTTLELALKRAYQRKGITDDISTHSNPSPTIRDMMDVFEDMVDDPEEFVVRSDEEAGKIKEDATWLLDQLRPFEDDGRHANLGQESDFDIRDEKVIYLDLAQQEGSVDSSTALTMQLLISLVYERAKVSEKEVVFYIDEARYIMQDAASLAFLETVFRHHRHHDLSIRLVTQTVDEFFEHAESEAILDQCAVKQFHRLDGMDKEWADEFGLNYAQMRFVQDAVPGNEDAGFSEALVGVDGEWRGIQVKAMPKEKQVIDFEPTEQRRDSLPGTGENAVDAEVQAFQDDIESRATDNGQHTPERTPTETDGGETGGDDDA; from the coding sequence ATGCGTAACGTGATCCTCCAGACTGATGGTGGCGCGCTTGGCTCCGTCGCCGGGTGGCTCCAGAACCTGACACCAGCAGAGAGTGCAGTACTAGCCCTTGCAGTGGGTCTCGGCCTTGGCGTCGGCAGTAAGTACCTCTGGGACCGCTTCACTGCGGATGATGAACCAGAGGTAAACTTCACCGATGTCCTCGATGAGGAGACACTCGAAGAAGGCGAGGCCGAACGCAAGCTCCTCGACGACATCTCCGAGTCGCACAAGACCGTCACCGCGCCCGGAGCTGTCGAGTGGGAAACGCGAGCCGCGCGGGTCGGCGAGCAGTGGACCACGACGCTGTATATCGCTAACTATGCCGACTATCCCAACGACGGGTATCTGAGCGAGCTCTTCGAGATGACCGACGTGCAGTTCGACCTGACGGCCCACATCACGCCGAAAAATCAGGAGCGAGCCCGGAACGAACTACAGGACATCGCTGACGACCTTCAGGTCGATGCTGACCTCGAACAGAGTATCCGGAGCGCGTATCTCCAAGAGCGCGCCAACGAAGCCGCAGCGACGTACAAGGCCGTCGAGAACGGCGCGAACGTCTTCGACCAGGGGATGTTCATCACGGTCAGAGCCGACGAGAAAGACGACCTCAGAGACGCTGTCCAGACGGTCAAGAGTGCGCTCCGTGACGACCCGGCGAACCTCACGCCGAAGACGGCGATCTGTCGGCAGGATCTCGCCCTTCAGTCCGCCGCACCCATCGGTGACAACGAGTTCGGGCGGACGTCGATTGCGCTCGGCGGCGCCGTCGGTGCGTTGCTCTCCTCGCCGCACAACGCGACGATCCTTGAGGAGGGCGGCGTCGAGTTCGGGATTCACAAGGACAACCAGAGCCCTGTGGTCATCGACCCGTTCGCCCGGGACAACGGCTACGCGATGTTCACTGTCGGCGACACGGGTTCGGGGAAGTCGTTCAGCTCCAAGCAGAACTTCATCCGCTCCATCGAGCAGAGCAAGGATCGCATCGGCATCATCCTCGAACCGCTGAACAACTGGGCTGGTGTCTCGGAAGCCCTCGACGCCAAGCGGATCACCGTCGGTGGGACACTCGGCCTCAACCCCTTGGAGATCCGCGAAACGCCCGAGCACGTCCAGCGAGCGATGGGTGAAGACGCGAGCCCGTTCAACGAGAAGCTCGACGACGCGATGAGCTTTCTCACGAACTTCTTCGCGCTCCGGGGCATCTCGCTTGGCGACCGGCGCACCACACTCGAACTCGCCCTCAAACGTGCCTACCAGCGCAAGGGCATCACCGACGACATCTCCACGCACAGCAATCCGAGTCCGACCATCCGTGATATGATGGACGTGTTCGAGGATATGGTCGACGACCCCGAGGAGTTCGTCGTCCGGTCCGACGAGGAGGCCGGGAAGATCAAGGAGGATGCGACGTGGCTCCTCGACCAGCTCCGCCCCTTCGAGGACGACGGTCGCCACGCCAACCTCGGACAGGAATCCGACTTCGACATCCGGGACGAGAAGGTCATCTATCTCGACCTCGCCCAGCAGGAGGGGAGCGTCGACAGCAGTACGGCGCTGACCATGCAGCTGCTCATCTCGCTGGTCTACGAGCGAGCGAAGGTCTCGGAGAAGGAGGTCGTGTTCTACATCGACGAGGCCCGCTACATCATGCAGGACGCCGCGAGCCTAGCGTTCCTCGAGACGGTGTTCCGCCACCACCGTCACCACGACCTCTCGATCCGACTGGTCACGCAGACCGTCGACGAGTTCTTCGAGCACGCCGAATCCGAGGCGATTCTGGACCAGTGTGCCGTCAAGCAGTTCCACCGTCTCGACGGGATGGACAAGGAGTGGGCCGACGAGTTCGGTCTGAACTACGCACAGATGCGGTTCGTCCAGGACGCCGTTCCTGGTAACGAGGACGCCGGCTTCTCCGAGGCACTGGTCGGCGTCGACGGCGAGTGGCGTGGAATCCAGGTCAAAGCGATGCCCAAGGAGAAGCAGGTCATCGACTTCGAGCCAACCGAGCAACGGCGAGACTCACTCCCCGGGACTGGTGAGAATGCTGTGGACGCGGAGGTGCAGGCGTTCCAAGACGATATTGAAAGCCGAGCGACCGACAACGGACAACACACACCTGAGCGGACGCCAACAGAGACTGATGGCGGTGAAACGGGAGGTGACGACGATGCGTGA